The following proteins are co-located in the Paraburkholderia phytofirmans PsJN genome:
- a CDS encoding NADH-quinone oxidoreductase subunit C — protein MASKLETLKANLEAAFGGLLLNLSEAIGELTIVVKASDYLNVATRLRDDRSLGFEQCVDLCGVDYQTYAEGAYDGPRFAAVLHLLSVQNNWRLRLRVFAPDDEVPILPSVVEIWNSVNWYEREAFDLYGIVFEGHPDLRRILTDYGFIGHPFRKDFPVSGYVEMRYDPEEKRVVYQPVTIEPREITPRVIREDRYGGLKH, from the coding sequence ATGGCAAGCAAACTCGAGACCCTGAAAGCGAACCTCGAGGCGGCCTTTGGCGGCCTCCTGCTGAACCTCAGCGAAGCAATCGGTGAGTTGACGATCGTCGTGAAGGCTAGCGACTACCTCAACGTTGCAACGCGTCTGCGCGACGACCGCTCGCTCGGCTTCGAGCAATGCGTGGATCTGTGCGGCGTCGACTATCAGACTTACGCTGAAGGCGCTTACGACGGTCCGCGTTTCGCGGCCGTGCTGCATTTGCTGTCGGTGCAGAACAACTGGCGTCTGCGTCTGCGCGTGTTCGCGCCGGACGACGAAGTGCCGATCCTGCCTTCTGTCGTCGAAATCTGGAATTCGGTCAACTGGTACGAGCGCGAAGCATTCGACCTGTACGGCATCGTCTTCGAAGGCCATCCGGATCTGCGCCGCATCCTCACCGATTACGGTTTCATTGGTCACCCGTTCCGCAAAGATTTCCCTGTCTCCGGTTATGTCGAAATGCGTTACGACCCGGAAGAGAAGCGCGTCGTCTATCAGCCTGTGACGATCGAGCCGCGAGAAATCACGCCGCGCGTGATCCGCGAAGATCGCTATGGCGGTCTGAAACACTAA
- a CDS encoding NADH-quinone oxidoreductase subunit A yields MNLAAYFPVLLFLVVGTGLGVALVSIGKILGPNKPDTEKNAPYECGFEAFEDARMKFDVRYYLVAILFIIFDLETAFLFPWGVALRDIGWPGFLAMMIFLLEFLLGFAYIWKKGGLDWE; encoded by the coding sequence TTGAACCTCGCAGCCTATTTCCCCGTCTTGTTGTTCCTCGTTGTGGGCACCGGTTTAGGCGTAGCACTGGTCAGTATCGGCAAGATCCTCGGTCCCAACAAGCCTGATACCGAGAAGAACGCACCGTACGAGTGCGGCTTCGAAGCATTCGAAGATGCGCGCATGAAGTTCGACGTGCGCTATTACCTCGTCGCCATTCTTTTCATCATTTTCGATCTTGAAACCGCGTTCCTGTTTCCGTGGGGCGTTGCCCTGCGTGACATCGGCTGGCCTGGCTTCTTGGCAATGATGATTTTCCTGCTCGAATTCCTGTTGGGCTTCGCCTATATCTGGAAGAAAGGCGGCCTCGACTGGGAATGA
- a CDS encoding NuoB/complex I 20 kDa subunit family protein, translating into MSIEGVLKEGFVTTTADKLINWTRTGSLWPMTFGLACCAVEMMHAGAARYDLDRFGVVFRPSPRQSDVMIVAGTLCNKMAPALRKVYDQMAEPRWVISMGSCANGGGYYHYSYSVVRGCDRIVPVDVYVPGCPPTAEALVYGVIQLQAKIRRTNTIARQ; encoded by the coding sequence ATGAGTATCGAAGGGGTCTTGAAGGAAGGGTTTGTCACCACCACGGCTGACAAACTGATCAACTGGACGCGCACCGGCTCGTTGTGGCCGATGACGTTCGGTCTTGCGTGCTGTGCGGTCGAGATGATGCATGCGGGCGCTGCCCGTTATGACCTCGACCGTTTCGGCGTGGTGTTTCGTCCGAGTCCGCGTCAGTCGGACGTGATGATCGTCGCCGGCACGCTGTGCAACAAGATGGCGCCGGCTCTGCGCAAGGTCTACGACCAGATGGCCGAGCCGCGCTGGGTGATCTCGATGGGTTCGTGCGCGAACGGCGGCGGCTATTACCACTACTCGTATTCGGTGGTGCGCGGCTGTGACCGGATCGTGCCGGTCGACGTCTATGTGCCGGGTTGTCCGCCCACTGCGGAAGCGCTGGTGTACGGCGTGATCCAGCTCCAGGCCAAGATTCGCCGCACCAACACAATCGCCCGTCAATAA
- the nuoE gene encoding NADH-quinone oxidoreductase subunit NuoE — MISAEGLKEIDRAIAKYPADQKQSAVMSALATAQEEHGWLTPELMQFVADYLGMPAVAVQEVATFYTMYETSPVGKYKITLCTNLPCQLGPDGGSDSAAEYLKQKLGIDFGETTADGKFTLKEGECMGSCGDAPVMLVNNHRMCSFMSRAKIDQLLEELSK, encoded by the coding sequence ATGATCTCAGCTGAAGGCCTGAAAGAAATCGATCGCGCGATCGCGAAGTATCCCGCCGATCAGAAACAGTCCGCCGTGATGTCGGCGTTGGCCACTGCTCAGGAAGAGCATGGCTGGCTGACGCCCGAACTCATGCAGTTCGTCGCGGACTATCTCGGCATGCCGGCAGTCGCCGTGCAGGAGGTGGCTACCTTCTACACGATGTACGAGACCTCGCCGGTCGGCAAATACAAGATCACGCTCTGCACCAACCTGCCGTGCCAGCTCGGCCCGGACGGCGGCTCGGACAGCGCTGCTGAATATCTGAAGCAGAAGCTCGGCATCGACTTCGGCGAAACCACGGCCGACGGCAAGTTCACCCTGAAAGAAGGTGAGTGCATGGGTTCGTGCGGCGACGCGCCGGTGATGCTGGTGAACAACCATCGCATGTGCAGCTTCATGAGCCGCGCGAAGATCGACCAGCTGCTCGAGGAACTTTCGAAATGA
- the nuoF gene encoding NADH-quinone oxidoreductase subunit NuoF has translation MTSLHDRHIKPLILAGLNGDNWHLEDYVARGGYAQLRRILEEKIPPEQVIADVKASGLRGRGGAGFPTGLKWSFMPRQFPGQKYLVCNSDEGEPGTFKDRDILRFNPHSLIEGMAIGAYAMGITVGYNYIHGEIWEVYKRFEQALDEARRAGFLGENIMGSGFSFELHAHHGYGAYICGEETALLESLEGKKGQPRFKPPFPASFGVYGKPTTINNTETFAAVPFLLAIGPQNYLEIGKPNNGGTKIFSVAGDVERPGNYEIPLGTPFSTLMELAGGMRGVKKIKAVIPGGSSAPVIPGDIMMQTDMDYDSIAKAGSMLGSGAVIVMDETRCMVRSLLRLSYFYYEESCGQCTPCREGTGWLYRVVHRIEHGLGRPEDLDLLNSVAENIMGRTICALGDAAAMPVRGMLKHYWDEFEYHVAHKHCLVGGHAGAAAASETVAA, from the coding sequence ATGACGTCTTTACACGATCGTCACATCAAACCGCTGATTCTCGCCGGCCTGAACGGCGATAACTGGCATCTCGAAGACTATGTGGCGCGCGGCGGTTACGCCCAGCTGCGCCGTATTCTGGAAGAGAAGATTCCGCCCGAGCAGGTGATCGCCGACGTCAAGGCGTCGGGTCTGCGTGGCCGTGGCGGTGCAGGCTTCCCGACCGGTCTGAAGTGGAGCTTCATGCCGCGTCAATTCCCTGGCCAGAAGTACCTCGTCTGCAATTCGGACGAAGGCGAGCCGGGCACGTTCAAAGACCGCGACATCCTGCGTTTCAATCCGCATTCGCTGATCGAAGGCATGGCCATTGGCGCGTATGCGATGGGCATCACGGTCGGCTACAACTATATCCACGGCGAAATCTGGGAAGTCTACAAACGCTTTGAACAGGCGTTGGACGAAGCTCGCCGCGCCGGGTTCCTCGGCGAAAACATCATGGGTTCGGGCTTCTCGTTCGAACTGCATGCGCACCACGGTTACGGCGCCTATATCTGCGGCGAAGAAACCGCGTTGCTCGAATCGCTGGAAGGCAAGAAAGGCCAGCCGCGCTTCAAGCCGCCGTTCCCCGCGAGCTTCGGCGTGTACGGCAAGCCGACCACGATCAACAACACCGAGACGTTTGCCGCTGTGCCGTTCCTGCTCGCAATCGGCCCGCAGAATTACCTCGAAATCGGCAAGCCGAACAACGGCGGCACGAAGATTTTCTCGGTCGCAGGCGACGTCGAACGTCCGGGCAATTATGAAATTCCGCTCGGCACGCCGTTCTCCACGCTGATGGAACTGGCCGGCGGCATGCGCGGCGTCAAGAAGATCAAGGCCGTGATTCCTGGCGGCTCGTCGGCACCGGTGATTCCGGGCGACATCATGATGCAGACCGATATGGACTACGACTCGATCGCCAAAGCCGGCTCGATGCTCGGTTCGGGCGCGGTCATCGTCATGGATGAGACGCGTTGCATGGTGCGCTCGTTGTTGCGTCTGTCGTATTTCTATTACGAAGAATCGTGTGGTCAATGCACGCCTTGCCGCGAAGGCACGGGCTGGCTGTACCGCGTTGTGCATCGTATCGAGCACGGGCTCGGCCGTCCGGAAGATCTGGATCTGCTGAACTCGGTCGCTGAAAACATCATGGGCCGCACAATTTGCGCGCTCGGTGATGCAGCGGCCATGCCGGTTCGCGGCATGCTCAAGCACTACTGGGACGAATTCGAATATCACGTCGCCCATAAGCATTGCCTCGTCGGCGGTCATGCCGGCGCAGCGGCGGCGTCGGAAACCGTAGCGGCTTGA
- the nuoH gene encoding NADH-quinone oxidoreductase subunit NuoH, with the protein MSLFDTINSGGTQLLGVAWPTVWALVRILVVAVVILLCVAYLILWERKLIGWMHVRLGPNRVGPAGLLQPIADVLKLLLKEVIQPAQASRWIYLIAPIMVVVPAFAVWAVIPFQAGAVLGDINAGLLYAMAISSIGVYGVILAGWASNSKYAFLGAMRAAAQMVSYEISMGFALVVVLMTAGTLNLSGIVASQEHGIFASYGLNFLSWNWLPLLPMFVVYFISGIAETNRHPFDVVEGESEIVAGHMIDYSGMAFALFFLAEYINMIVISALAATLFLGGWSAPFGFLSFVPGIVWLVAKVFLLLSVFIWARATFPRYRYDQIMRLGWKIFIPVCVVWLVVVGFWIMSPLNIWK; encoded by the coding sequence ATGAGCTTGTTCGATACGATCAACTCGGGCGGCACCCAGCTTCTCGGTGTGGCATGGCCCACGGTGTGGGCACTGGTGCGCATCCTGGTGGTAGCCGTCGTGATCCTGCTGTGCGTGGCTTACCTGATTCTGTGGGAGCGTAAGCTGATCGGCTGGATGCACGTGCGTCTCGGCCCGAACCGCGTCGGCCCCGCAGGTCTTCTGCAGCCGATCGCCGACGTGCTGAAGCTCTTGCTGAAAGAAGTGATTCAGCCGGCGCAGGCAAGCCGCTGGATTTACCTGATCGCGCCGATCATGGTGGTGGTGCCGGCCTTCGCGGTCTGGGCGGTGATTCCGTTTCAGGCCGGTGCGGTGCTCGGCGACATTAACGCAGGTCTGCTGTACGCGATGGCGATCTCGTCGATCGGCGTGTACGGCGTGATCCTGGCCGGCTGGGCGTCGAACTCGAAGTACGCGTTCCTCGGCGCGATGCGCGCCGCGGCGCAGATGGTCTCGTACGAAATCTCGATGGGCTTCGCGCTCGTCGTCGTGCTGATGACCGCTGGCACGCTGAACCTGTCGGGCATCGTCGCTTCGCAGGAACACGGCATCTTCGCGTCGTACGGCTTGAACTTCCTGTCGTGGAACTGGCTTCCGCTGCTGCCGATGTTCGTCGTGTACTTCATCTCGGGCATCGCCGAAACGAACCGTCACCCGTTCGACGTGGTGGAAGGGGAGTCGGAAATCGTCGCGGGCCACATGATCGATTACTCGGGTATGGCGTTCGCGCTGTTCTTCCTCGCCGAGTACATCAACATGATCGTGATCTCGGCGTTGGCTGCAACACTGTTCCTCGGCGGCTGGAGTGCACCGTTCGGCTTCCTGTCGTTCGTCCCGGGCATCGTGTGGCTCGTCGCCAAGGTTTTCTTGCTTCTGTCGGTGTTCATCTGGGCGCGCGCCACATTCCCGCGCTATCGCTATGACCAGATCATGCGTCTAGGCTGGAAGATCTTTATTCCGGTCTGCGTGGTATGGCTGGTGGTGGTCGGCTTCTGGATCATGTCGCCGTTGAACATCTGGAAATAA
- the nuoG gene encoding NADH-quinone oxidoreductase subunit NuoG translates to MVELEIDGKKVEVPEGSMVIQAAHKVDTYIPHFCYHKKLSIAANCRMCLVDVEKMPKAVPACATPVSAGMIVRTKSDKAVKGQQAVMEFLLINHPLDCPICDQGGECQLQDLAVGYGKSGSRYSEEKRVVFHKNVGPLISMEEMSRCIHCTRCVRFGQEVAGVMELGMLGRGEHSEITSFVGKTVDSELSGNMIDLCPVGALTSKPFRYSARTWELSRRKSVSPHDSVGANLVVQVKNNRVMRVLPFENESINECWISDKDRFSYEGLNSPERLTQPMLKQGGKWVETDWQTALEYVVKGLKGIKGDHGANALAALGSAHSTVEELFLLKQLAQAVGTPNVDFRLRQSDFSAPVNGTPWLGTAIADLSNVDAALVIGSDLRRDHPLFAARLRQAAKGGAKLTLVQSTNDDALIPQAERVVAAPSAWLDALAGIAGAVSEGNGVALPEAFAGTQPTDANKKVAKSLATGERRLVLLGNSAVRHPDFAAIHAAAQWIADATGATLGFLTEAANTVGAHLVNALPGEGGLNAREVFEQPRKGYVLLNVEPEFDTANPAQALAALKQAEMVVVMSPFQTGAEYADVLLPIAPYTETAGTFVNAEGTVQTFNGVVRPLGDTRPAWKVLRVLGSLLGLPGFEFDTSEEVRTAALGDGELNSRLSNKTSATVARGKAAKAAEGKFERLANVPIYHADALVRRAESLHLTAAARAANSVGLPAGLFDKLGLKEGDAVRVRQGEQSVQLPAVRDANLAETVVRVSAATPAGAALGSLFGELVVEKA, encoded by the coding sequence ATGGTTGAACTTGAAATAGACGGCAAGAAAGTAGAGGTGCCTGAAGGCAGCATGGTGATCCAGGCTGCGCATAAGGTCGACACGTACATTCCTCACTTCTGCTATCACAAGAAGCTGTCGATTGCGGCCAACTGCCGGATGTGTCTGGTCGATGTCGAAAAGATGCCGAAGGCCGTGCCTGCATGCGCCACGCCGGTATCGGCCGGCATGATCGTGCGCACCAAGTCGGACAAGGCGGTGAAAGGCCAGCAAGCCGTGATGGAATTCCTGCTGATCAACCACCCGCTGGACTGCCCGATCTGCGACCAGGGCGGCGAGTGTCAGTTGCAGGATCTGGCCGTGGGCTACGGCAAGTCGGGCTCGCGCTATAGCGAAGAAAAGCGCGTGGTGTTCCACAAGAACGTCGGCCCGCTGATCTCCATGGAAGAAATGTCGCGTTGCATTCACTGCACGCGTTGCGTCCGTTTCGGTCAGGAAGTGGCCGGCGTGATGGAGCTCGGCATGCTGGGCCGCGGCGAGCATTCGGAAATCACGTCGTTCGTCGGCAAGACGGTCGATTCGGAACTGTCGGGCAACATGATCGATCTGTGCCCGGTCGGCGCGCTGACCAGCAAGCCGTTCCGTTACAGCGCCCGTACGTGGGAGCTGTCGCGCCGCAAGTCGGTGAGCCCGCACGATTCCGTCGGCGCGAACCTCGTGGTGCAGGTGAAGAACAATCGCGTGATGCGCGTTCTGCCGTTCGAAAACGAATCCATCAACGAATGCTGGATTTCGGACAAGGACCGCTTCTCGTATGAAGGCCTGAACAGCCCCGAGCGTCTGACTCAGCCTATGCTCAAGCAAGGCGGCAAGTGGGTCGAGACCGACTGGCAAACCGCGCTCGAATACGTGGTGAAGGGGCTGAAGGGCATCAAGGGCGACCACGGCGCGAATGCGCTGGCCGCACTCGGCAGCGCCCACAGCACGGTCGAAGAACTGTTCCTGTTGAAGCAACTGGCGCAAGCAGTCGGCACGCCTAACGTCGACTTCCGTCTGCGTCAATCGGATTTCTCGGCACCGGTCAACGGTACGCCGTGGCTCGGTACGGCGATCGCCGATCTGTCGAACGTCGACGCCGCACTGGTGATCGGTTCGGATCTGCGGCGCGATCATCCGCTGTTCGCCGCTCGTCTGCGTCAAGCCGCCAAGGGCGGCGCGAAGCTTACGCTCGTGCAGTCCACCAACGACGATGCGCTGATCCCGCAAGCGGAGCGTGTAGTTGCTGCGCCGTCCGCATGGCTCGACGCACTGGCCGGTATAGCCGGCGCGGTGTCGGAAGGCAACGGCGTGGCTCTGCCGGAAGCCTTCGCCGGCACGCAGCCGACGGACGCCAACAAGAAAGTCGCGAAGTCGCTCGCTACCGGCGAACGCCGCCTCGTATTGCTCGGCAACAGCGCGGTTCGTCATCCGGACTTCGCCGCCATTCACGCCGCGGCGCAATGGATCGCGGACGCGACCGGCGCGACACTGGGCTTCCTGACGGAAGCGGCCAACACGGTCGGCGCGCATCTCGTGAACGCGTTACCGGGCGAGGGCGGTCTGAACGCTCGCGAAGTGTTCGAGCAACCGCGCAAGGGTTATGTGCTGCTGAACGTCGAACCGGAGTTCGACACGGCCAATCCGGCACAGGCTTTGGCCGCGCTGAAGCAGGCTGAAATGGTTGTCGTGATGTCGCCGTTCCAGACCGGCGCGGAATACGCCGATGTGCTGCTGCCGATCGCTCCGTACACGGAAACGGCCGGCACGTTCGTCAACGCCGAAGGTACTGTGCAGACGTTCAACGGCGTCGTACGTCCGCTCGGCGACACGCGTCCGGCATGGAAAGTGTTGCGCGTGCTGGGCAGCCTGCTGGGCCTGCCCGGTTTCGAATTCGACACGTCGGAAGAAGTGCGCACGGCCGCTCTCGGCGACGGTGAACTGAACTCGCGTCTGTCGAACAAGACGAGCGCCACGGTTGCACGCGGCAAGGCGGCGAAGGCAGCGGAAGGCAAGTTTGAGCGTCTCGCGAACGTGCCGATCTATCACGCCGACGCGCTGGTGCGTCGCGCCGAATCATTGCATCTGACCGCGGCGGCACGTGCGGCGAACTCGGTCGGGTTGCCGGCCGGACTGTTCGACAAACTGGGTTTGAAGGAAGGCGACGCAGTGCGCGTGCGCCAGGGCGAGCAATCGGTGCAGTTGCCGGCCGTGCGCGACGCGAATCTTGCGGAGACGGTCGTCCGCGTATCGGCGGCTACGCCTGCCGGTGCAGCGCTGGGCAGCCTGTTCGGTGAACTGGTGGTGGAGAAGGCGTAA
- a CDS encoding NADH-quinone oxidoreductase subunit D, with amino-acid sequence MAEIKNYTLNFGPQHPAAHGVLRLVLELDGEVIQRADPHIGLLHRATEKLAETKTFIQSVPYMDRLDYVSMMVNEHGYVMAIEKLLGIEVPVRAQYIRVMFDEVTRVLNHLMWIGAHALDVGAMAVFLYAFREREDLMDVYEAVSGARMHAAYYRPGGVYRDLPDAMPQYKASKIRNAKALSKMNENRQGSLLDFIDDFFTRFPKCVDEYETLLTDNRIWKQRLVGIGVVSPERALNLGMTGAMLRGSGIEWDLRKKQPYEVYDKLDFDIPVGVNGDCYDRYLVRVEEMRQSTRIVKQCIEWLRKNPGPVMIDNHKVAPPSRVGMKSNMEELIHHFKLFTEGFHVPEGEAYAAVEHPKGEFGIYLISDGANKPYRLKIRAPGYAHLSTLDEMARGHMIADAVTIIGTQDIVFGEVDR; translated from the coding sequence ATGGCAGAGATCAAGAACTACACGCTCAACTTCGGCCCTCAGCACCCGGCAGCGCACGGTGTGCTGCGCCTCGTGCTCGAGCTCGACGGCGAAGTCATTCAGCGCGCCGATCCGCACATCGGTCTGCTGCATCGCGCGACTGAAAAGCTCGCCGAAACCAAAACATTCATCCAGTCGGTGCCGTACATGGACCGTCTCGACTACGTGTCGATGATGGTCAACGAGCACGGCTATGTGATGGCGATCGAAAAGCTGCTCGGCATCGAAGTGCCGGTGCGCGCGCAATACATTCGCGTGATGTTCGACGAAGTCACGCGCGTGCTGAACCACCTGATGTGGATCGGCGCGCACGCGCTCGACGTCGGCGCAATGGCGGTGTTCCTGTACGCGTTCCGTGAGCGCGAAGACTTGATGGACGTGTACGAAGCGGTGTCCGGCGCACGGATGCACGCGGCTTACTATCGTCCGGGCGGCGTCTATCGCGATCTGCCTGACGCAATGCCGCAATACAAAGCGTCGAAGATTCGCAATGCCAAGGCATTGTCGAAGATGAACGAGAACCGTCAGGGTTCGCTCCTCGACTTCATCGACGATTTCTTCACGCGGTTCCCGAAGTGCGTCGACGAATACGAAACGCTGCTGACCGACAACCGGATCTGGAAGCAACGTCTGGTCGGTATCGGCGTGGTCAGCCCGGAACGCGCGCTGAATCTCGGCATGACCGGCGCGATGCTGCGTGGTTCGGGTATCGAATGGGATCTGCGCAAGAAGCAACCTTATGAGGTCTATGACAAGCTCGATTTTGACATCCCGGTGGGGGTCAACGGCGACTGTTATGACCGATATTTGGTACGCGTCGAAGAAATGCGCCAGTCCACACGCATTGTGAAACAGTGCATTGAGTGGCTGCGTAAGAATCCCGGCCCCGTGATGATCGACAATCACAAGGTTGCGCCGCCGTCGCGCGTGGGCATGAAGTCGAACATGGAAGAGCTGATTCACCACTTCAAGCTCTTCACGGAAGGCTTCCATGTTCCGGAAGGCGAGGCATACGCCGCGGTCGAGCATCCGAAGGGCGAGTTCGGCATCTATCTGATCTCCGACGGCGCTAACAAGCCGTATCGCCTGAAGATCCGCGCGCCGGGCTACGCTCACCTGTCCACGCTCGATGAAATGGCGCGCGGTCACATGATCGCCGACGCCGTGACGATCATCGGCACGCAGGACATCGTGTTCGGCGAAGTGGATCGCTAG
- the secG gene encoding preprotein translocase subunit SecG, translating into MLYLKTLIIVVQLLSALGVIGLVLLQHGKGADMGAAFGSGASGSLFGATGSANFLSRTTAVLAAVFFVTTLTLTYLGAYRAKPSAGVLGAAVTAPVAASAASAPAAGSAVLPASAASVPATDVPK; encoded by the coding sequence ATGCTGTATTTGAAAACATTGATTATCGTCGTTCAGCTGTTGTCGGCACTCGGGGTGATTGGCCTCGTCTTGCTGCAACACGGCAAAGGCGCCGATATGGGCGCGGCTTTTGGTAGCGGCGCGTCGGGCAGCCTGTTCGGCGCGACCGGTTCGGCGAACTTTTTGTCGCGTACAACGGCCGTGCTCGCAGCGGTGTTTTTTGTCACCACGCTGACGCTCACTTACCTCGGCGCGTATCGTGCGAAACCTTCCGCAGGCGTGCTGGGCGCGGCTGTGACTGCACCGGTCGCGGCTTCGGCTGCGTCCGCGCCGGCGGCTGGCTCGGCTGTTTTGCCTGCCTCGGCTGCGTCCGTCCCGGCAACCGACGTGCCGAAATAA
- a CDS encoding NAD(P)H-quinone oxidoreductase, which yields MKAIEITEFGAPDVLKLAERPMPQPKAGEVLIKVAASGINRPDVFQRKGGYAPPPGASDLPGLEVAGEIVEGSIDEKNNPFGLKVGDRVCALLAGGGYAEYAVAPLLQCLPVPAGLSDVEAASLPETFFTVWSNVFDRAQLGKGEGAPNETLLVQGGSSGIGVTAIQIAHALGFRVFATAGSDEKCRACEALGAERAINYKTEDFVEVIKSLTNDRGVDVVLDMVAGSYVSRELTALADGGRIVLIALLGGAKAELNLNEVLRRRLTVTGSTLRPRPIEFKAKIAAQLKEYVWPHLEDGRIKPVVHRVFPAAQAADAHALMESSTHVGKIVLSWGRDA from the coding sequence ATGAAAGCGATCGAAATCACCGAATTCGGTGCGCCGGACGTCCTGAAGCTGGCTGAGCGGCCCATGCCGCAGCCTAAAGCAGGCGAGGTGCTGATCAAGGTGGCCGCATCCGGCATCAACCGTCCGGACGTGTTCCAGCGCAAAGGCGGCTATGCGCCGCCGCCGGGCGCGTCGGATCTGCCAGGGCTTGAAGTGGCGGGCGAAATCGTCGAAGGGTCGATCGACGAGAAGAACAACCCGTTCGGTCTGAAGGTTGGCGATCGCGTGTGTGCGTTGCTGGCCGGCGGCGGCTACGCGGAATACGCGGTCGCGCCGCTGCTGCAATGTCTGCCGGTGCCGGCCGGCTTGTCCGATGTCGAAGCTGCTTCGCTGCCCGAAACGTTTTTCACGGTGTGGAGCAATGTGTTCGACCGTGCGCAACTCGGCAAGGGCGAAGGCGCGCCGAACGAAACGCTGCTGGTGCAGGGCGGCTCGAGCGGCATCGGCGTGACGGCAATCCAGATTGCGCATGCGCTCGGTTTTCGCGTGTTCGCGACAGCCGGATCGGACGAGAAGTGCCGCGCGTGTGAAGCGTTGGGCGCCGAACGTGCGATCAACTACAAGACTGAAGACTTCGTCGAAGTGATCAAGTCGCTGACCAACGATCGCGGTGTCGATGTGGTCCTCGACATGGTGGCCGGCAGTTATGTGTCGCGTGAGCTGACGGCGTTGGCGGACGGTGGGCGTATCGTGTTGATCGCGTTGCTGGGCGGCGCGAAAGCCGAGCTGAATCTGAACGAAGTACTGCGCCGCCGCTTGACGGTGACCGGTTCGACGCTGCGTCCGCGGCCGATCGAATTCAAGGCGAAGATTGCCGCGCAGTTGAAAGAGTACGTGTGGCCACATCTCGAAGATGGCCGCATCAAGCCGGTGGTGCATCGTGTATTTCCGGCGGCGCAGGCTGCCGACGCGCATGCGCTGATGGAGAGCAGCACGCATGTCGGCAAGATCGTACTGTCTTGGGGTCGGGACGCTTGA
- the tpiA gene encoding triose-phosphate isomerase, whose translation MSKQRAKLVVGNWKMHGRLAENATLLQAVAHGAGELPADVRVGVCVPSPYLAQSQSLLEGSRVVWGVQDVSAFTHGAYTGEVAAPMVVDFGATLAIVGHSERRAYHRESAELVAVKTQRALEAGLTPIVCVGETLEEREAGLTEQVVGTQLDEVLAKLSVQEAARLVVAYEPVWAIGTGKSASSEQAQAVHAFLRARLAAKGAAVADVPLLYGGSVKPENAEELFRQPDIDGGLIGGASLKDQDFLAICKAAAATSVAG comes from the coding sequence ATGTCGAAACAACGAGCCAAGCTGGTAGTCGGTAACTGGAAGATGCACGGGCGCCTCGCCGAAAATGCCACGTTGCTGCAAGCGGTGGCGCATGGTGCGGGCGAATTGCCGGCCGACGTGCGCGTCGGCGTCTGCGTGCCGAGTCCGTATCTCGCGCAGTCTCAATCGTTGCTGGAAGGCAGCCGGGTGGTATGGGGCGTGCAGGACGTGTCGGCATTCACGCATGGCGCCTATACCGGTGAAGTGGCCGCGCCGATGGTGGTGGATTTCGGTGCCACGCTCGCGATCGTCGGGCACTCGGAGCGCCGTGCCTATCATCGCGAAAGCGCTGAACTGGTTGCGGTGAAGACGCAGCGCGCGTTGGAAGCAGGGTTGACGCCGATCGTCTGCGTCGGCGAAACGCTTGAAGAGCGCGAAGCCGGTTTGACCGAGCAGGTGGTCGGCACGCAACTGGACGAAGTGCTGGCGAAATTGTCGGTGCAAGAGGCGGCGCGGCTTGTCGTCGCATACGAGCCGGTCTGGGCGATCGGTACCGGCAAGAGCGCGAGTTCGGAGCAGGCGCAGGCGGTCCATGCGTTCCTGCGTGCGCGTCTGGCGGCAAAGGGCGCGGCGGTGGCGGATGTCCCGCTGTTGTACGGCGGTAGTGTAAAGCCGGAGAACGCGGAAGAATTGTTCCGCCAGCCGGATATCGACGGTGGCCTGATCGGCGGCGCGTCGTTGAAAGACCAGGATTTCCTGGCGATCTGCAAGGCGGCGGCCGCAACGAGCGTGGCCGGTTAA